The window CTGATTTTCTCAAACAATGACACTGAAActgaaaaattgaaaaatgtattAAGTTCAGAGTTCAAATTGAAGGACCTAGGCCCTGTAAGACAGTATCTTGGCATGAGAATAAatttagataaaaataaaagtgtgaTAACTGTAGATCAACAGCAATATATTGAACAGTTAGTGTCTAAATTTCAGATGTCAGAGTGTAAAACGCAAACTACTCCCATTGAACCCAagttaaatttagaaaaaactGTAGGAAGTTTACCTAATGTTCCTTACCAAAAGTTAATAGGAAGTTTGATGTACTTGGCAGTTTTGACAAGGCCAGACATAGCATATTCGGTAAGCTACCTAAGTCAGTTCAATAATTGTTATAACAGTGAACATTACAATTATGCAAAACGCATTTTAAGGTACTTGCAGTTAACAAAAACCTATTGTTTGagatatagtaataataatagtgATTTGCAAGGTTTTGTTGACAGTGATTGGGCAAGTGATTCCATAGATAGGAAGTCCTATACTGGTTTCTGTTTTGTTATGTCGGGGTCAGCTGTTTCGTGGCAAAGCAGGAAACAGAAGACTGTTAGCCTTTCTAGTACGGAGTCAGAATATACTGCTCTCTCTGAAGCTTCCAGAGAGGCCGTGTACTTAAGAAATTTACTACATGAAATTACAGGAAAGTTTCATACAATTAATTTGCATTGTGACAACCAGAGTGCTTTGAAATTGGCATCTAGTCATCAAAGTCACAATAGATCTAAACATATAGATGTACGCTATCACTATATCAGAGATGTTGTTAAAAGTAATTATGTTAATATTAAGTACATTCCTACTGAGGAAATGCCAGCTGATTTATTGACCAAGGGTTTGTGTTCTCTTAAACACTACAAGTTTATGAAAATGCTTGGTATTGTTTCTTTGTAggtttacctatatacctatgtatgggattgtttatttttgtagtggTGGTGGTTTTTTGGTTTCTTAATTTCTTAAGAATGTTTATCCTTCTGATTTATTGAGGATGTTTAGCTTATTTTGATAAGTGGGGGTATTGGCATAGTATCaaaaaattgtaattaaatgtatgtttcttactactagcgccatctatccaCAATGTGTGTGTAACTTATAAGTACCGTTACTCATTGAATAAAGTCAGTCTGTTGCGAATATCTAACGTgttttaataaatgttttatgttagATGAAGACTGGAACTATAATATATTAGTGCCTTACTTTTTTACCCAACTGCCAAAAGAGCAGCCGAGCCGAGTACATCAAAATGGTATCTGATTGATGTCATTTTGTTTTCATTCTCCGTGCGTGCGTCTCGCTAGCGCCAATATGtctacggacaagtacgagtaAAATGCACGCGTGACTGATAACTGAATTAGGGTGGAATCACATCTATCAGCTTCGAGCCGCATTTTATATATGAGAAACtgctaaaaataataattgctcATATATAAAATGCGACTCGATGCTGATAGATGTGATTCCACCCCTAGTCTCTGAGTCGAGTTACACCTTAAAATATACTTAATCTAATTAGGTTGTAATTTAgcactaactgccgtattcggacttcaagatatttacaagagacaacacgtactagatccattctagatacgttatagtttagatatcaactagttttcttttgcagcgcaattcgggcaatgttcatttttacgttagatagagtaagatatctattatataTCATTaagatttattatatattattatatattatatattattatattatatattattgatatagtggcgtacacgaagagaggcctatgctcagcagtgggcgactgaaggctagaatgatgatctattagatgtgaattgactgaattggatctctaagtcatatcctgtggaaatcgttcaagagtatctccagaatcgcgccaatgtcaaatttgacaggttagggCCCCCCAACATCTGACCCCCgcatctttcgagcgtcggcgcctacaattctatggccgctgctcgacgcaacgtcgacgcagcgtcgacgcaactgcgcagcgacgtctttttccatagcgctgaccagacgccgacagacgccgacgctcgaaagatgtTAGATGTGAGGGGGCCCTTAGATCTTAATAAACATCGTTAGatcgttattgtatcttggtgatatctaaaagataactaatagatgtctatttcaaaatccgaatcgggccctaagcaTCCTTGTGAATATGACTGAGTCATCTCTAGAAAATTTGTGTTAAGTGTAGCACTGGAGCAATTTGATTACTCACAACTGTACAGGATGTGCACAATAAACTTATtactattaataaaaaatatatttctagaTGACTCACTTGATTGGCGCGAATCATTCGTGCCATTCCCGCCACTACCGCCGCCGCCATGTCGAAGCTCGCTCGCTCGCTGCTCGCGCTCGCCGCGCTGCTCGCTGCCGCGGACGCCGCTTGCACTTCAAACGTACATGGTGAGTGTTAGTATTAacctaattttacggtttaactTACTTacgtgttgtttttttttttattaattatctcgccgtgtttttagtcactcgtcCGACATGTTTCAGAGATATTGCGCATGTGACTAAAAATCAAGAGATTACGACAGCTTAAATCGAAGTCTTGATTTTATGTATTTTCTGAATTTTGATTCCTAGACTTTAATAATATTGCCAGTTTATTAGTATTtaacagattttttttgttCACAGGAAACGACACAGACCATGTGGAACTTTTAGGGCCATTTGGGGTTTCTAGTTTTGACGCCGAAAAGGGGAAAGTCATTAACATTGAAGACGTAAGTTTTATCCCTACtagaataatattataattgctTCAcccttaaaccgctcaaccgattaaTATTAGTTTGAGGCCCTAGGAAGGAAAACGAAGTGGCGCCAGTGGCTGCCATTAGCTTAATTATAGTAACGTTAATTAACAATAACGTTATTTTTTGTTTCGTAGTCCTGCGGATTCGGAAAGCCAGTAGGCGTGACAATAAACGCGTGCAACAGCCACTCCAGCCGCACGTTCACAGACATGGCGCCGCCAGGTCTCAGCTCCAACATGACTCACGTGGAGGTGCGTTGCGAGCCCCGCGCTTGTTCTTCCGGAATTTATGTGCAAATCATACAGTACTGTACCGGGAAATATATCGCTAGACCATAAATATACGAAAGATAGAATTATACTGCATAAGAGAGACTACATACATATGTTTAAAGCCAAAATATACTACTCACATCATTAATATACATACCTTTTTCAAGtccaaatatttgtttaattgcTTAGTTTGCAATAATGCAATTCATATATGCTCCACTAATGGGCAAATAcctactacagtgaaacctggttaagtgggacctggataagtgagaaacctctataactgggactcatggtgcggtcccaacagtttagcactgaattacctctgttagtgagataaaacgaacctctataactgagattagttgttgtgattttatagtcacatttacctctataattgagacagagagtgtattttacctcttttactgagactatatttataagattacattttcctaattgttttttagaatattatacgaattacctctgtatctgagataacgtcaatctatgacctctatAACATGGACTTTATTGatctatttccgtattcttacttcctcttagtctatccacaaattccgcattgacttcaagtttcatttaattactttatgtagttaaaactatcgaaacgaaagctgaaatcttgacaagtaacaagaataaacaaattttcatttaataaatttctaagacacaatgaagtcaaaataaattcaaagaaatatttaaacagacttaaaaaatatttagggacaaggattattttacctcaacatttaaagataattacaaaataccttattaaccacctctataactgagatatatcctctattctcacctctattaatgggaccctctATAAATGAgacaaaaatgtatttatacctggctaactgagagcctgggtaagtgaaaaacctctttaagtgagacaaatctgCTCGTCCCTTGAAGTTTCACTTAtgcaggtttcactgtattatactcgtatatatattATGCATTTACATATAACATGGTACATGCTTTTTAgtgattgttatttttttaccgTTCAGATTAAATTTTCAACATACGATTCTAAAAGGAATGGCAtataatgtatataattatattttatatgcgTCAGTGAGCGATGGGCACTGCGCCGAGCGCGAGCAGCCGAGC is drawn from Cydia fagiglandana chromosome 4, ilCydFagi1.1, whole genome shotgun sequence and contains these coding sequences:
- the LOC134663375 gene encoding uncharacterized protein LOC134663375; amino-acid sequence: MSKLARSLLALAALLAAADAACTSNVHGNDTDHVELLGPFGVSSFDAEKGKVINIEDSCGFGKPVGVTINACNSHSSRTFTDMAPPGLSSNMTHVEVRCEPRACSSGIYVQIIQYLSDGHCAEREQPSDMAVSASAVLASAAVASRGDMMVAAAWTVR